One part of the Tunicatimonas pelagia genome encodes these proteins:
- a CDS encoding zinc-binding alcohol dehydrogenase family protein, translated as MKTIVLEEPGRFKYADTNPAENLQPNEALVKVHRIGICGTDFHAYRGNQPFFTYPRILGHELGVEVLSVGEEVTNVAVGDKCSVEPYLNKTQDQAVRRGYTNCGENLSVLGVHQDGGMRERFKLPAKYLHTSEKLTYEQLAVVEPLGIGCHAVNRANIQSDDLVLVVGAGPIGLATVIFATAQGAKTVVMDVNQDRLSFAQEVTNIHGTVVAGRDDTIDKLQEQFNGDLPTVVLDATGNQYSMAKALEYAAPAGRIVFVGLFRGDFSFHDPYFHKKELTLMASRNALSSDFKQIIRMMEEEQIDVSQWITHRSSFEEMVNEFDDWLKPETGVIKAVVSF; from the coding sequence ATGAAAACAATAGTGCTGGAAGAACCCGGTAGGTTTAAGTATGCTGATACCAACCCAGCTGAAAATTTGCAACCGAACGAAGCATTGGTGAAAGTACACCGAATTGGTATTTGTGGTACCGATTTTCATGCCTACCGGGGCAATCAGCCCTTTTTCACCTATCCACGAATATTAGGGCACGAACTGGGAGTAGAGGTACTGAGCGTGGGCGAGGAGGTAACCAACGTAGCCGTAGGTGATAAGTGTTCGGTAGAGCCTTATCTAAACAAAACGCAAGATCAGGCAGTACGCCGAGGGTATACTAACTGTGGCGAGAATTTATCCGTACTGGGTGTTCACCAAGATGGGGGAATGCGGGAGCGGTTTAAGTTACCAGCTAAGTACTTGCATACATCGGAAAAGCTTACTTATGAACAGTTGGCGGTGGTTGAACCTTTGGGCATCGGTTGCCACGCCGTAAACCGAGCTAATATTCAGTCGGATGATCTGGTATTGGTAGTAGGAGCCGGACCGATTGGCTTGGCAACAGTAATCTTCGCCACGGCGCAGGGAGCAAAAACCGTAGTGATGGATGTTAACCAAGACCGTCTCAGCTTTGCTCAAGAAGTCACCAACATTCACGGAACAGTGGTTGCCGGGCGTGATGATACCATTGATAAGTTACAAGAGCAATTTAACGGAGATTTACCAACGGTGGTGTTGGATGCTACCGGAAATCAGTATTCTATGGCGAAGGCACTAGAGTACGCCGCTCCGGCAGGACGAATTGTGTTCGTCGGTTTGTTCCGAGGGGATTTTTCTTTTCACGACCCCTACTTTCACAAGAAAGAACTTACGCTGATGGCTAGCCGTAATGCGCTATCGTCTGATTTTAAGCAGATTATCCGCATGATGGAAGAAGAGCAAATTGACGTGAGCCAATGGATTACCCACCGTAGCTCCTTCGAGGAAATGGTAAATGAGTTTGACGACTGGCTTAAACCTGAAACCGGAGTGATTAAAGCGGTGGTATCGTTTTAG
- a CDS encoding amidase, giving the protein MKYLFIVITTAVITALVCFLWFKAVSGKISDNDVQAAQKLLSLDLTDQEIDTLLADVQGNAENYALMHQYTLKNEVPPALLFDPVPHNFTIDTASFSPEWNIPEDVALPINQDELAFYSVLELASLLKNQKITSTELTQLYLDRIHRYDDTLLSVITVTEELALEQARRADEEIQQGKYRGPLHGIPYGVKDLLAVEGYKTTWGANSHKNQTIDQTATVVKKLEAAGAVLIAKLTSGALARGDVWFGGTTKSPWDLTQGASGSSAGSASAVVAGLVGFAIGTETMGSISSPSTRCGASGLRPTFGRVSRHGVMTLSWSLDKAGPICRSAEDAALVFDAIRGADPKDRTTVEASFDYDGKVDVSALSIGIVEKYFEDDTTNQEHNEQTLEVLRKLGANFQPVSLPDSTTLPVKVLSLIMFAEAGAAFDDLTRSNLDDSLVRQDERSRPNALRQSRFIPAVEYIQANRYRYQLIQAMDSLMQQYDVIVTPTRGGNQLLITNMTGHPVVVVPNGFDEDGHPQSITFIGNLYDEASILEVAHAYQQATEFEDQHPDFFLPKAVAEN; this is encoded by the coding sequence GTGAAATATTTGTTTATTGTTATTACTACAGCGGTCATTACCGCTTTAGTTTGTTTTCTTTGGTTTAAGGCGGTATCCGGAAAAATTTCAGATAACGATGTACAAGCAGCTCAAAAGCTACTGAGCCTTGATTTGACCGATCAAGAGATTGATACGCTACTGGCTGATGTTCAGGGAAATGCGGAGAACTACGCTCTTATGCATCAGTACACACTGAAGAATGAAGTCCCGCCTGCCCTATTATTTGATCCTGTTCCGCACAATTTCACAATTGACACAGCTTCTTTTTCACCTGAGTGGAATATTCCCGAAGATGTGGCCCTGCCGATCAACCAGGATGAACTAGCCTTCTACAGCGTGCTAGAACTAGCTTCCTTACTAAAAAATCAAAAAATTACGTCCACTGAGCTTACTCAGCTTTATTTGGATCGCATTCACCGCTACGATGACACGCTACTCAGTGTCATTACCGTCACCGAAGAATTAGCACTGGAGCAAGCTCGCCGAGCCGATGAAGAAATTCAGCAAGGAAAATACCGAGGACCTCTGCACGGTATTCCCTACGGCGTGAAGGACTTACTGGCGGTAGAAGGTTACAAAACCACCTGGGGAGCTAATTCTCACAAAAACCAAACGATTGACCAGACGGCTACCGTCGTAAAAAAACTGGAAGCAGCGGGAGCCGTGCTTATTGCCAAGCTCACTTCCGGGGCACTAGCCCGGGGCGATGTGTGGTTTGGTGGTACCACCAAAAGTCCGTGGGATTTGACACAGGGGGCGAGTGGTTCGTCAGCAGGTTCAGCTTCAGCCGTAGTGGCTGGACTGGTTGGTTTTGCGATTGGTACCGAAACAATGGGTTCGATCAGCTCGCCTTCTACCCGATGCGGAGCGAGTGGTTTGCGACCTACCTTCGGACGAGTGAGCCGCCACGGGGTAATGACTCTTAGCTGGAGTCTGGATAAAGCCGGTCCGATTTGCCGATCCGCCGAAGATGCTGCTTTAGTTTTTGATGCCATTCGCGGAGCTGATCCCAAAGATAGAACTACTGTAGAGGCTTCTTTCGACTACGACGGCAAAGTAGATGTATCCGCACTAAGCATTGGAATAGTAGAAAAATACTTTGAAGACGATACAACCAACCAGGAACATAATGAACAAACGCTAGAAGTACTAAGAAAGCTAGGCGCAAACTTTCAGCCTGTTAGTTTACCCGATAGTACTACGCTTCCGGTAAAGGTACTTTCCCTAATTATGTTTGCTGAAGCCGGAGCGGCATTTGATGATCTCACTCGCAGTAATCTCGATGATTCTTTAGTGCGCCAAGACGAACGCTCACGACCGAACGCCCTACGTCAGTCCCGCTTTATTCCAGCGGTGGAATATATTCAAGCTAATCGCTACCGCTACCAACTTATTCAGGCAATGGACTCGCTGATGCAACAGTACGACGTAATTGTAACCCCCACCCGAGGCGGTAATCAGTTGCTGATTACCAACATGACCGGTCATCCAGTGGTAGTTGTTCCGAATGGATTTGACGAAGATGGGCATCCCCAAAGTATCACCTTCATTGGTAATCTCTACGACGAAGCCTCCATCCTGGAAGTGGCCCACGCTTACCAGCAAGCCACCGAATTTGAAGATCAGCACCCGGATTTTTTCTTACCGAAGGCGGTTGCGGAGAACTAA
- a CDS encoding DUF819 family protein codes for MPDQPLYVLAMLCLSVLICEWLVRTTFLRHLSTALLVILFVALLANLGIMPSASQGSPVYSGIFTYVAPLSIFFLLLDINLESIRRAGAPMLTLFGVGIVGTVLGVLTGMYLIGGSEQFGELYPAISGMFVGTYTGGSVNFNAIALHYNVMEEGVLYAGMAAVDNIITALWMVVTLLVPTLFRKNANRPVTNITNQATETIHPEREKETVGIISLSILLSLGFFSLLISNLLAEWLATLGIVIPSILILTTIALLLAQISALHQLPGGHLLSLFSVYLFLAVIGAYCEFAALSQIGDLAWRLLVLVVTIVLVHGLFTFGTTAIGKLDWDVAAVASQANIGGSSSALALAKSLNRMDLYLPGILVGALGNGLGTYLGFLIAGWLS; via the coding sequence ATGCCCGACCAACCGCTGTACGTGCTAGCGATGCTTTGCCTGAGTGTGCTCATTTGTGAGTGGCTGGTGCGTACCACTTTCTTGAGACATCTGAGTACGGCCTTGTTGGTTATTCTGTTTGTAGCTTTACTGGCAAACTTAGGAATTATGCCTTCGGCCTCACAGGGTTCACCCGTTTATTCAGGTATTTTCACTTACGTGGCACCGCTATCAATTTTCTTTTTGCTACTGGATATCAATTTGGAAAGTATCCGTCGGGCGGGAGCACCGATGCTGACTTTGTTTGGAGTAGGCATCGTCGGTACAGTGTTGGGCGTACTGACTGGGATGTACTTGATTGGCGGAAGCGAGCAGTTTGGGGAGCTATACCCAGCCATTAGCGGGATGTTTGTCGGTACCTACACCGGAGGTAGTGTTAACTTTAACGCAATTGCTCTTCATTACAACGTGATGGAAGAGGGAGTGCTATACGCCGGAATGGCGGCGGTTGATAATATTATTACCGCGTTGTGGATGGTAGTTACCCTACTGGTTCCAACGCTGTTCCGTAAGAACGCTAATCGTCCCGTAACAAATATCACCAATCAAGCTACTGAAACCATTCATCCCGAACGGGAGAAAGAAACGGTTGGCATCATATCACTAAGTATTTTACTGAGCCTGGGCTTTTTTAGCTTGCTAATTTCCAACCTATTAGCTGAGTGGTTAGCAACATTGGGAATCGTAATTCCCTCCATTCTTATTCTAACGACTATCGCCTTGCTGCTAGCGCAAATTTCAGCGTTGCACCAGTTACCCGGAGGGCATTTGCTGAGTTTATTCAGCGTCTATCTATTCCTGGCAGTAATCGGAGCGTACTGCGAGTTTGCTGCCCTCAGTCAGATTGGTGATTTGGCGTGGCGGTTACTGGTGTTAGTCGTTACTATCGTACTGGTTCACGGGCTTTTTACATTCGGGACAACCGCTATTGGGAAATTGGATTGGGATGTGGCGGCGGTTGCCTCCCAAGCCAATATTGGGGGTTCTTCATCGGCACTCGCCTTAGCTAAGAGCTTGAACCGGATGGATTTGTATTTGCCGGGAATTCTAGTCGGAGCTTTAGGCAACGGATTAGGTACGTATCTGGGTTTTTTGATTGCCGGGTGGTTATCATAA
- a CDS encoding Crp/Fnr family transcriptional regulator, with the protein MLQHFSKIEQLINSFDKPTKRVLEEIAVVKHFKKGDILLAEGEICRRSFHLTRGIARKYYLKDGKEVTTEFYFEDDLAVAFSSYAFQEPSREYIDCLSDLSASVTDYRAFQQAKQRFPKLMELDLLLTEVYAGWLEESLFDHHSLSATERYEKLLEQTPYLLQHIKLTHIASYLGISLETLSRIRAKK; encoded by the coding sequence ATGCTTCAGCATTTTTCCAAGATCGAGCAGCTTATTAACTCGTTTGACAAGCCTACAAAACGGGTTTTAGAAGAAATAGCCGTGGTTAAGCATTTTAAAAAAGGGGATATTCTGCTTGCGGAGGGGGAAATATGCCGTAGGAGTTTTCATTTAACTCGCGGTATTGCCCGAAAGTACTACTTGAAGGATGGCAAAGAAGTAACTACAGAATTCTATTTTGAAGATGACCTGGCAGTGGCATTTAGTAGCTATGCCTTTCAAGAACCAAGTCGAGAGTATATCGATTGCTTGTCCGACCTTTCAGCGAGCGTGACCGACTACCGGGCATTTCAACAAGCAAAACAACGTTTTCCTAAGCTGATGGAGCTAGACTTACTGCTTACTGAGGTGTATGCCGGTTGGCTAGAAGAAAGCCTGTTTGACCATCACTCTCTTTCAGCCACCGAGCGGTACGAGAAGTTGCTAGAACAAACTCCTTATCTATTGCAACACATCAAGCTAACGCACATTGCATCTTATCTGGGTATTTCGTTGGAAACACTGAGTCGCATCCGGGCAAAAAAGTAA
- a CDS encoding DUF418 domain-containing protein: MVTNQTSARKRIIGVDLARALAVIGMIIVNFKLVFGDDGAPWLQRTVSVLDGKAAATFVVLAGVGMAFMTNTALRNNDKVRLRVARKRIMKRAVFLFVLGLSYLLIWPADILHFYGVYMLIILLLLRSRASIILFVSLLLIVVYPLLMILWPYETGWDFKALEYEGFWTFSGFMRNLFFNGFHPVIPWASFMLVGYWLGKQDLHNDRVVKKIFWISLGVFLAIQGLSYGAIAVLSAGTPQVAQELTEIIGTSPMPPLPIYMFNGIAIASTVISGCILLAKSYENNRLVKALRKTGKLALTFYVAHVVVGMGVVELVNPAKMVHYSMLFSIIYAILFTIGCVLFAVYWLKFNQTGPLEGAMRKLTG; the protein is encoded by the coding sequence ATGGTGACGAATCAGACTTCAGCACGAAAAAGAATCATTGGTGTTGACCTTGCCCGGGCGTTAGCCGTTATCGGAATGATCATCGTTAACTTTAAATTAGTTTTCGGTGATGATGGAGCACCGTGGTTACAACGTACAGTAAGTGTATTGGATGGAAAAGCGGCGGCGACTTTTGTAGTATTGGCCGGGGTAGGAATGGCTTTTATGACTAATACTGCCTTACGAAACAACGATAAAGTAAGGCTGCGCGTAGCTCGCAAAAGGATCATGAAAAGAGCAGTCTTCTTATTCGTATTGGGCTTATCCTACTTGTTGATTTGGCCCGCGGATATTCTTCACTTTTACGGAGTATATATGCTTATCATCTTGTTACTATTGAGGAGTCGTGCGAGCATAATTTTATTCGTTAGTCTTTTACTCATTGTAGTTTACCCCTTGTTAATGATACTGTGGCCTTACGAGACTGGCTGGGACTTTAAAGCATTGGAGTACGAAGGGTTCTGGACATTCAGCGGGTTTATGCGAAACCTCTTTTTCAACGGGTTTCACCCAGTCATTCCTTGGGCATCCTTTATGCTGGTGGGCTACTGGTTGGGTAAGCAAGATTTACATAACGATAGAGTAGTCAAGAAGATATTTTGGATTTCTTTAGGCGTTTTCCTCGCTATTCAAGGCTTGTCCTACGGAGCGATCGCCGTACTCTCCGCGGGAACCCCGCAAGTAGCTCAAGAGTTAACCGAAATTATAGGCACCAGCCCGATGCCACCTTTACCAATATATATGTTCAATGGTATTGCCATTGCTTCCACTGTGATTTCAGGTTGTATCTTGCTGGCCAAATCTTATGAAAATAATAGGTTAGTGAAAGCATTAAGAAAAACGGGTAAACTAGCTTTAACGTTTTATGTTGCCCATGTGGTGGTAGGAATGGGAGTAGTGGAACTGGTCAATCCCGCTAAGATGGTACATTACTCGATGCTGTTTTCAATCATATACGCTATTTTATTCACTATAGGTTGCGTACTTTTTGCTGTTTATTGGCTGAAGTTTAATCAAACTGGGCCACTAGAGGGAGCAATGAGAAAGCTAACAGGTTGA
- the trpB gene encoding tryptophan synthase subunit beta: MNEVQEQTKTLFQVSDNGYYGQFGGAFIPEMLHPNIEELRENYLAITRSEEFQQEFQQLLKDFVGRPTPLYFAERLSQEYGANIYLKREDLCHTGAHKVNNTIGQILLAKRLNKKYIIAETGAGQHGVATATVCALMGMECKVFMGALDTERQKPNVERMRILGAEVVPAHSGSKTLKDATNEAMRHWINNPIDSHYIIGSVVGPHPYPDMVTRFQSVISEETKWQLKEKTGSEDPDYVVACVGGGSNAAGAYYHYLDRPNVELIAVEAGGLGVASGRSAATTALGKAGILHGSRSLVMQTEDGQVVEPHSISAGLDYPGIGPLHAHLFDSGRAKFYSVTDDEAMQAGIQLSRLEGIIPAIETAHAISVLAQMDLKSSDVVIINLSGRGDKDLETYIKWGKY; encoded by the coding sequence ATGAACGAGGTACAAGAACAGACAAAAACACTATTTCAAGTAAGCGATAATGGCTACTACGGCCAGTTTGGTGGAGCGTTTATTCCCGAAATGCTGCATCCGAATATCGAGGAGTTACGGGAAAACTATCTGGCCATTACACGAAGCGAAGAATTTCAGCAGGAATTTCAGCAGTTACTGAAAGATTTCGTAGGTCGACCAACCCCACTCTATTTTGCGGAGCGGCTTTCACAAGAATACGGGGCAAATATCTATTTAAAACGGGAGGATTTATGCCATACCGGAGCGCATAAAGTCAATAATACTATTGGGCAAATACTTTTAGCCAAGCGGCTGAATAAGAAGTACATCATTGCCGAAACCGGAGCGGGACAGCATGGTGTAGCCACGGCTACCGTTTGTGCCCTGATGGGGATGGAGTGCAAAGTATTTATGGGGGCACTAGATACTGAACGACAAAAACCCAACGTAGAGCGTATGCGGATTCTGGGTGCCGAAGTGGTTCCTGCCCACAGTGGTAGCAAAACGCTGAAGGATGCCACCAACGAAGCCATGCGTCACTGGATTAATAACCCCATTGATAGCCACTATATTATTGGTTCAGTTGTTGGTCCCCACCCCTACCCCGACATGGTAACTCGCTTCCAATCGGTCATTAGTGAGGAAACCAAGTGGCAACTCAAAGAAAAAACGGGATCGGAAGACCCGGATTACGTGGTAGCCTGTGTAGGTGGAGGCAGCAATGCAGCCGGGGCATATTACCATTATCTAGATCGACCTAATGTTGAACTGATTGCGGTAGAAGCGGGCGGATTAGGAGTTGCTTCAGGAAGGTCAGCCGCTACCACTGCGCTGGGGAAAGCCGGTATTTTGCACGGCAGCCGCTCGCTGGTGATGCAAACCGAAGACGGTCAGGTGGTAGAACCGCACTCTATATCGGCCGGACTGGATTACCCGGGCATTGGTCCGCTACACGCTCACTTGTTTGATAGCGGACGAGCTAAATTCTACAGTGTAACCGACGATGAAGCTATGCAAGCGGGTATTCAACTCAGCCGACTGGAAGGCATTATTCCGGCTATCGAAACGGCTCACGCCATCAGCGTTCTTGCCCAAATGGATCTAAAATCCAGCGATGTAGTTATTATCAATCTATCGGGTCGGGGTGACAAAGATTTGGAAACCTACATTAAGTGGGGAAAATATTAG
- a CDS encoding AraC family transcriptional regulator — MTVREFDTYRGIYSFSASLTCGFYDQAHFSKTFKERLGISPSEAYNSRMLQD, encoded by the coding sequence ATGACGGTACGGGAGTTTGATACCTATCGTGGAATTTACAGCTTTTCAGCATCGCTAACTTGCGGATTTTATGACCAAGCCCACTTTAGCAAGACCTTCAAAGAAAGGTTAGGCATAAGTCCGTCCGAAGCGTATAATAGCAGAATGTTACAAGATTAG
- a CDS encoding GNAT family N-acetyltransferase: MNSTIRNISPADVPGLKAVIDSSELFPSELLDDMIADYFNTPSSEDIWLTKDEENTPVAVAYCAPEKMTEGTYNLYLIAVRKEYQGKGIGAEMMRYIEEHLRTNGHRVLIVETSGLPEFKPTRKFYDNCGYVREAIIRDFYQEGEDKVVFWKKLN; this comes from the coding sequence ATGAACTCAACCATCAGAAACATTAGCCCAGCTGACGTACCAGGTTTGAAGGCAGTTATAGATTCTAGCGAACTATTTCCTTCGGAACTACTGGATGATATGATCGCCGATTACTTCAATACCCCATCATCAGAAGATATTTGGCTCACGAAAGATGAAGAAAACACTCCCGTGGCCGTAGCTTATTGCGCCCCCGAAAAAATGACGGAAGGAACGTATAATCTGTACTTAATTGCCGTTCGTAAAGAGTATCAGGGCAAGGGCATTGGTGCCGAAATGATGCGCTATATTGAAGAGCACCTGCGAACAAATGGGCACAGAGTATTGATTGTAGAAACTTCCGGCTTGCCCGAGTTCAAGCCTACTAGAAAATTTTACGATAACTGCGGTTACGTTCGGGAAGCCATCATTCGCGATTTTTATCAGGAAGGAGAAGATAAGGTGGTCTTTTGGAAGAAGTTAAACTGA
- a CDS encoding type II toxin-antitoxin system VapB family antitoxin, with translation MRTNIDIDDTLLRQAMKFSKAKSKKAVVDEALRIYVKLSQQKSILELKGKICWEGDLDEMRS, from the coding sequence ATGAGAACGAATATTGACATAGATGATACCCTGCTACGGCAGGCAATGAAATTTAGTAAGGCCAAATCCAAAAAGGCTGTTGTAGACGAAGCTTTGCGGATATACGTCAAACTATCTCAACAGAAAAGTATATTGGAACTTAAAGGAAAAATTTGCTGGGAAGGTGACCTAGATGAAATGCGCAGCTAA
- a CDS encoding DNA-methyltransferase, which translates to MSTSTQSKPYKIYNQSCYGLEGISDDSIDAIITDPPYGIGFQAHEWDKALPERQIWKDCYRVLKPGGYALVFSSIRLMHHLMLDLEKSGFRIKDVLMWAFLNGMPKSRDVGLDIDKELEVESTKVGTYNYVQGYKKGGADNYYAGKKKYRYEPASEEGKYYQGWGMGIKPCYEPIIMVQKPLPNGVNVAQNMLEHGTGALNLEDTRMPYEEGEGKVGHNPHSKGRVTGNVLRTFPFKDGYDKFFLVPKVRQHAEEYNYHPTKKPVELMEHLIKLITHEKSTVLDPFTGSGSTGVACVYLHRSFVGYEMDKGYSEIAKNRLLAAYKGGKQQDMF; encoded by the coding sequence ATGTCAACATCTACACAGTCAAAACCTTACAAGATTTATAACCAAAGTTGTTACGGATTAGAAGGTATCTCCGATGATAGTATTGATGCCATAATTACTGATCCTCCTTACGGAATTGGGTTTCAGGCGCATGAATGGGATAAAGCTTTACCTGAGCGTCAAATTTGGAAAGACTGCTATCGAGTATTGAAGCCGGGTGGTTATGCATTAGTTTTTTCTTCTATTCGTTTGATGCACCATTTGATGCTAGATCTAGAAAAATCTGGTTTTCGTATTAAAGATGTGTTGATGTGGGCGTTTCTGAACGGCATGCCTAAGAGTCGTGATGTAGGTCTGGATATTGATAAGGAATTAGAGGTAGAAAGCACTAAAGTTGGGACATACAACTACGTACAAGGTTATAAGAAAGGAGGCGCTGATAACTATTACGCAGGTAAAAAGAAGTATCGTTATGAACCTGCTAGTGAAGAAGGAAAGTACTATCAAGGTTGGGGAATGGGAATTAAACCTTGTTACGAACCGATCATTATGGTACAGAAGCCTCTACCCAACGGAGTAAATGTCGCCCAAAATATGCTGGAGCACGGTACCGGAGCATTAAATCTTGAAGACACTCGTATGCCCTACGAAGAAGGCGAAGGTAAAGTCGGTCACAACCCCCATTCCAAAGGTAGAGTTACGGGTAATGTACTTCGTACTTTTCCTTTTAAAGATGGCTATGATAAATTCTTTCTAGTCCCTAAAGTTCGTCAGCACGCTGAAGAATACAACTACCATCCAACTAAAAAACCGGTAGAGCTAATGGAGCATCTGATCAAGTTGATCACTCACGAAAAAAGTACAGTACTGGACCCCTTTACTGGTAGTGGTAGTACTGGAGTAGCTTGTGTTTACCTGCATCGCTCATTTGTTGGTTACGAGATGGACAAAGGTTACTCAGAAATAGCTAAGAATCGCCTTCTTGCAGCTTATAAAGGTGGGAAGCAGCAGGATATGTTTTAA
- a CDS encoding ATP-grasp domain-containing protein produces the protein MPNHCVFLTMDSLEGFVSDDSLTYQPLAELGWQVHPVSWRSTNTDWSIYDAVIIRTPWDYQQAPQQFLRVLEDITACGVPLENSLDLVRWNIDKTYLRDLEARSIRVVSTQWSKAFQRETIESWWQDWNTPELIIKPTVSANADDTFWLTHQTNEEVWETVAQTFQQRSFMVQPFIPAILEEGEYSLFFFGGSYSHTIVKIPKPNDFRVQEEHGGLIQAAKPSPELLKTAQQIYEAVPYNPLYARIDLVRLSNDEFALMEVELIEPSLYFRTDAKSPYRFAQAIHERFS, from the coding sequence ATGCCGAACCACTGCGTTTTTCTTACGATGGATAGCCTGGAAGGCTTCGTTAGCGACGATTCGCTCACCTACCAACCGCTGGCTGAACTAGGCTGGCAAGTACACCCAGTTTCCTGGCGCAGTACTAACACCGATTGGAGCATTTACGATGCCGTAATTATCCGCACTCCCTGGGACTATCAGCAGGCTCCGCAGCAGTTTCTGCGAGTTTTGGAAGATATAACTGCTTGCGGTGTTCCGCTGGAAAACAGCTTGGACTTGGTACGCTGGAATATTGATAAAACTTATTTGCGTGATTTGGAAGCGCGAAGTATCCGAGTTGTATCAACCCAGTGGAGTAAGGCATTTCAGCGCGAAACAATTGAAAGTTGGTGGCAAGACTGGAATACTCCCGAGCTGATTATTAAACCTACGGTCAGTGCCAATGCTGATGATACTTTCTGGCTTACTCATCAGACTAATGAAGAAGTCTGGGAAACCGTAGCTCAAACCTTTCAGCAGCGTTCGTTTATGGTGCAGCCCTTTATTCCGGCTATTTTGGAAGAAGGTGAGTATTCACTGTTCTTCTTTGGTGGATCGTATAGCCATACTATTGTCAAAATCCCGAAACCCAATGACTTCCGGGTGCAGGAAGAGCACGGTGGATTAATTCAAGCGGCTAAGCCATCGCCAGAATTGCTAAAAACAGCTCAACAGATTTACGAAGCGGTTCCGTACAACCCTCTCTACGCCCGCATTGATCTGGTTCGCTTATCGAACGATGAATTTGCGCTGATGGAAGTAGAATTGATCGAACCTTCGTTGTATTTTCGCACCGATGCTAAATCGCCCTACCGTTTTGCCCAAGCAATCCATGAGCGGTTTAGCTAA
- the trpA gene encoding tryptophan synthase subunit alpha, whose amino-acid sequence MIQTTHRIDQLFQQKKENILSVYYTAGFPQLDDTVRVAEYLQQAGADLIEIGMPYSDPLADGPTIQDSSQQALDNGMSIKVLLQQLQDIRKKVDIPLILMGYLNPVIQYGVEKFCEQCQKIGIDALIIPDLPMQAYLDEYKAMFESYGLYNIFLITPQTSEKRIRLIDEHSHGFIYMVSSASVTGAKGNITEQQIAYFNRIQAMQLRHPQLIGFGISNHETFSQACRYAQGAIIGSAFIKTLAKSKDLEKDIAGFINSITE is encoded by the coding sequence ATGATTCAAACTACTCACCGAATAGATCAGCTTTTTCAGCAGAAGAAAGAAAATATTTTATCGGTTTACTACACGGCCGGATTTCCTCAATTAGACGATACCGTTCGCGTTGCCGAATATCTGCAACAAGCCGGAGCGGACCTGATTGAGATTGGTATGCCCTATTCTGATCCTTTAGCCGATGGGCCGACCATTCAGGATAGTAGCCAGCAGGCACTGGACAATGGAATGAGTATTAAAGTACTGTTGCAGCAATTGCAAGATATTCGGAAAAAAGTAGACATACCACTGATTTTAATGGGTTATCTAAACCCAGTAATTCAGTACGGAGTAGAGAAGTTTTGTGAGCAATGTCAGAAAATTGGAATAGACGCACTCATTATTCCCGACCTACCCATGCAAGCCTATTTGGATGAATACAAAGCGATGTTTGAATCCTACGGGCTGTACAATATCTTTCTGATTACTCCCCAAACCTCCGAGAAGCGTATCCGGCTGATTGATGAGCATTCACACGGTTTTATCTACATGGTATCCTCAGCCAGCGTAACCGGGGCGAAAGGCAATATTACCGAGCAGCAGATTGCCTATTTCAATCGTATTCAGGCTATGCAGTTGCGCCACCCGCAGTTGATCGGCTTTGGTATTTCCAATCACGAAACCTTCAGTCAGGCTTGTAGGTACGCGCAGGGAGCGATTATCGGTAGTGCGTTCATTAAAACTCTAGCTAAGAGCAAAGATTTAGAGAAGGATATTGCTGGTTTTATCAATTCAATTACCGAATAG